One window from the genome of Spirosoma rhododendri encodes:
- a CDS encoding DUF167 domain-containing protein has translation MIVSLKVKPGSKIDQFTIDAAGLLTVKLKAPAQDGRANAYLVELLARELHVPKSAITITAGFTSPHKRLEIDVSAERYSQFLARIRG, from the coding sequence GTGATTGTATCCCTAAAAGTAAAGCCCGGCAGTAAAATCGATCAGTTTACGATCGATGCTGCCGGGCTGCTTACTGTTAAGCTCAAAGCACCCGCGCAAGACGGCCGGGCCAATGCTTATCTGGTTGAGTTGCTGGCCCGCGAGCTGCACGTACCCAAGTCAGCTATCACGATTACGGCCGGGTTTACCAGTCCTCACAAACGGCTGGAAATCGATGTCTCGGCCGAACGCTACAGTCAGTTTCTGGCCCGTATCAGGGGGTAG
- a CDS encoding SDR family oxidoreductase, with protein sequence MKKRILLTGSNGLLGQKLVGLLTQTPDVDLIATARGENRLPYDAGYTYQPMDITDRQQVLDVVCSVRPDVVIHTAAMTDVDKCELQKDDCWAQNVTATESLVDACRETGAFLVHVSTDFIFDGTAGPYDETAEGNPISFYGWSKLAAESVVRHADIKWAIARTVLVYGIAHDMSRSNIILWVKKSLEDGKNIKVVTDQWRSPTLAEDLAMGCYLIADQRAEGIFNISGKEVLTPYEMAIKTADYFNLDKSLIAQADASTFKQTARRPPRTGFTLDKSRSVLGYDPHSFEEGIAVLAGQLSQPA encoded by the coding sequence ATGAAAAAACGCATTCTACTGACCGGCTCCAACGGTCTGCTTGGTCAGAAGCTGGTTGGTCTGCTGACGCAAACGCCTGACGTTGACCTGATTGCTACGGCGCGTGGCGAAAACCGGTTGCCTTACGATGCCGGGTATACCTATCAGCCCATGGACATTACCGACCGGCAACAAGTGCTGGATGTGGTTTGTTCAGTACGGCCGGACGTAGTTATCCACACTGCGGCCATGACGGATGTGGATAAGTGTGAATTGCAGAAAGACGACTGCTGGGCGCAGAACGTAACGGCTACCGAATCGCTGGTCGACGCCTGCCGGGAAACGGGCGCATTTCTGGTGCACGTATCCACCGATTTTATCTTCGACGGTACGGCTGGTCCCTACGACGAAACGGCTGAAGGCAACCCTATTAGCTTCTACGGCTGGAGTAAGCTGGCGGCCGAAAGCGTTGTGCGCCACGCCGATATCAAGTGGGCCATCGCCCGCACGGTACTGGTCTACGGCATTGCCCACGATATGAGCCGCAGCAACATCATCCTGTGGGTGAAGAAGTCGCTGGAAGATGGTAAAAACATTAAGGTTGTGACGGATCAGTGGCGGAGCCCGACGCTGGCCGAAGACCTCGCGATGGGCTGCTACCTGATCGCCGATCAGCGGGCCGAAGGTATCTTCAACATCTCAGGCAAAGAAGTACTGACGCCTTACGAAATGGCGATCAAAACGGCCGACTATTTCAACCTCGACAAGTCGCTGATCGCACAGGCCGACGCGTCGACGTTCAAGCAAACGGCCCGTCGCCCGCCCCGTACCGGCTTTACGCTCGATAAGTCGCGTTCGGTACTGGGTTACGACCCCCACAGTTTTGAAGAAGGTATCGCCGTGCTGGCCGGACAGCTGAGTCAGCCCGCGTGA
- a CDS encoding chemotaxis protein CheB, producing the protein MAKRNIVVIGASAGGVFALKQLVEALPADFPASIFIVMHVSPHSPSMLPAILSSAGPLPAEHPADGQLIRPGRIYIAPPDHHLLVEYDQIIVKKGPKENRFRPSIDALFRSAAYTYEARVIGVVLTGMLDDGTSGMWSIKRLNGITIVQQPDDAAYSSMPSSVLDFVDVDYSVPLNDMAALLTRLVTEPIPEPTRDAFQEQDRMEAEINIAAQENAFDIGILNMGDLTPLTCPECNGALVSIKEGKLIRYRCHTGHAYTANSLLAETTKSVEESFWKAIRSLEETVILLEQSGKQFAEGGNQQASEQFFAKARETRERARFAHSFATVQEPLSFTEVTDGSNQPTP; encoded by the coding sequence ATGGCAAAACGGAATATCGTCGTGATTGGCGCTTCAGCGGGAGGTGTCTTTGCCCTGAAACAGCTGGTCGAAGCCCTGCCCGCTGATTTTCCCGCTTCCATTTTTATTGTCATGCATGTATCGCCCCACTCGCCCAGCATGCTGCCCGCCATTCTGTCGTCGGCTGGCCCACTGCCAGCCGAGCATCCAGCCGACGGGCAGCTTATTCGACCAGGCCGCATATACATAGCTCCTCCCGATCATCATTTGCTGGTCGAGTACGATCAGATCATTGTTAAGAAAGGGCCGAAGGAGAACCGCTTCCGGCCGTCGATCGACGCGCTGTTTCGCTCGGCAGCCTATACCTACGAAGCCCGGGTTATCGGCGTAGTGCTGACGGGTATGCTCGACGATGGTACGTCGGGGATGTGGTCGATCAAGCGGCTCAACGGCATCACTATTGTGCAGCAACCCGACGATGCAGCCTATTCCAGTATGCCCAGCAGCGTTCTTGACTTTGTTGATGTCGACTACAGTGTACCCCTGAACGATATGGCGGCACTGCTCACCCGGCTGGTCACCGAACCCATCCCCGAACCCACGCGGGATGCGTTTCAGGAGCAGGACCGGATGGAGGCCGAGATCAACATTGCGGCTCAGGAAAACGCGTTCGACATTGGCATTCTGAACATGGGCGATTTAACGCCCCTCACCTGTCCGGAGTGCAACGGAGCCCTTGTCAGCATCAAGGAAGGCAAACTAATCCGGTACCGGTGCCACACCGGCCATGCCTACACGGCTAATTCGCTGCTGGCCGAAACGACGAAATCAGTAGAAGAATCGTTCTGGAAAGCGATTCGTAGCCTGGAAGAAACGGTTATCCTGCTCGAACAGTCGGGCAAGCAGTTTGCCGAAGGCGGGAATCAGCAGGCATCAGAACAATTCTTCGCCAAAGCCCGCGAAACCCGCGAACGTGCCCGCTTCGCGCATTCGTTCGCGACTGTTCAGGAGCCGCTCAGCTTTACCGAAGTCACCGACGGCAGCAACCAGCCTACCCCCTGA